The following coding sequences are from one Gossypium hirsutum isolate 1008001.06 chromosome A12, Gossypium_hirsutum_v2.1, whole genome shotgun sequence window:
- the LOC107925533 gene encoding uncharacterized protein gives MFLPAFWTCFVTTEKQNKPARAKESLSYMKFLKFQAMESAASNCDEEQKWEAEEEEEEALSLCDLPVNLIKEESQIQPRNEEDVESQAIKTEEDFNFGSWDGCLSTKPEMCAADEVFFKGQILPLCVSISSDSSLTWCHRQDSQNKPRSESMDHGSLSRFTSVTSSSRSSSTGSSHYSTNSSNSTTVTAATSFNSVTSYKSNPNKSINNFNTHPSPKPQIRLSKTRPMNISSSRNQTSSSVWDFFRLGLVRAPELEFHELKIRTNNNNNPSRNSVSRNSSCNSSNSQLDSIKGFLRKGLFSGCKCSVNVVETVPLNKIAVIKSMMIKKKSEKEKAMFQAAMEEKTKLLQEVKIKKKMKEKRVLSRHRTYEWLKELSHASFVDEA, from the exons ATGTTTCTTCCTGCCTTTTGGACATGTTTTGTCACAACAGAAAAGCAAAACAAACCAG CAAGAGCTAAAGAGAGTTTAAGTTACATGAAGTTTTTGAAGTTTCAAGCCATGGAGAGTGCTGCAAGTAACTGTGATGAAGAACAAAAATGGGAAGctgaggaggaagaagaagaagcattGTCATTGTGTGATTTGCCAGTCAATTTGATTAAAGAAGAGAGCCAAATCCAGCCAAGGaatgaagaagatgttgaatcCCAAGCCATTAAAACCGAGGAAGATTTCAACTTTGGCTCATGGGATGGCTGTTTGTCAACAAAACCTGAAATGTGTGCAGCTGACGAAGTGTTCTTTAAAGGCCAAATTCTGCCCTTATGTGTCTCAATTAGTTCAGACAGTAGCCTAACATGGTGCCACCGTCAAGATAGCCAGAACAAGCCAAGGTCTGAGTCCATGGACCATGGTTCCTTAAGTAGGTTCACAAGTGTCACTAGTAGTAGCAGAAGCAGTAGCACTGGAAGTAGCCATTACTCAACAAATAGCAGTAACTCCACCACAGTTACAGCAGCAACAAGTTTCAATTCAGTTACCAGTTACAAATCAAATCCAAACAAATCCATAAACAACTTCAACACACATCCAAGTCCAAAACCCCAGATAAGGTTGTCCAAAACTCGACCAATGAATATCAGCAGCAGTCGAAACCAGACATCATCATCGGTGTGGGATTTTTTCAGGTTAGGCTTGGTTCGAGCACCAGAACTTGAATTCCACGAGTTGAAAATTCggaccaacaacaacaataatcCGAGTCGAAATTCTGTCAGCCGGAACAGCAGTTGTAATAGCAGTAACAGTCAGCTAGATTCGATCAAAGGGTTCTTAAGAAAAGGGTTGTTTAGTGGATGTAAATGCTCAGTTAATGTAGTTGAAACAGTTCCATTGAACAAAATAGCAGTCATCAAAAGTATGATGATAAAGAAGAAGAGTGAGAAAGAGAAAGCAATGTTTCAAGCCGCCATGGAAGAAAAAACGAAGCTACTGCAAGAAGTGAAgataaagaagaaaatgaaagaaaagcgAGTTTTGTCACGTCATCGAACGTATGAATGGTTAAAGGAGCTTTCACATGCAAGCTTTGTTGATGAGGCTTGA